The Neorhodopirellula lusitana genome segment TTTTAAACTTCAGACGGCATCGAAACCTGAAACGACTACTGAAAACACAAATGCGATGGATCTTATAAAAGGTCCATCGCATTTTTTTGTGTCGCTAGGAATCGACTCACAACTCTTCCGACTGCGACAATGCAAGTCGACGAATCAATTCATAGACCTCATTCGAATTCGGTACGTCTGCAATCTGGATCTTACGATTGGCTAGCTTTCCCTCACCGCGGGAGACAAGCTGCTGCGTGACCAGGGATACAGTCCCCACACCGACCGTCTGCTGCAAGACTCCTTGCCGGACCGACACATCAATCACCTTGTCGAACAGCAAAGTCCGCTTCTGCGTGGCAAACAAGCCCTCCTCAAACTCGATCCGGTCGGAATAAATTCGATAGAAGGTTCGCGAAGGGCCCACAAAACAGCGTGCTGCAAAATAAGCCATCAACGCCGCAAACGAGACAACGAACGCGACCAGCCCGAACACCAGCACCGGGCCGCGGTGGGACATCGCCGACGGGTTCATCGCTCCACGGAACATGTTGCTAATAACAAAAGCAAACATCCCCGGGAAGAACGAGAGAAACCCAGCCAGGAAGGGTGCCGAAACGAACAATGCCGCCGGCACAGGCTTCGGAGAAACCGTCTCGATCAGTTCACCATCCAAAACACAACTCCCGTTTATCAATCAAACCTAGACCGACGTCAGCCGGAAGGTCCCGCCGAATGAACAGCATACCTGAAAGCAATGACGTCCGGTTTTGCTGGTCGCTGTCACATCAACAACCCAAACGAAACTGGAACATCCAGCCTTCACTCGCCAAGCTTCGGTTGCACCGAACTTCCCTCGTCACTGGACATTCCCTGCTTTGCATCGGAAATCGGGA includes the following:
- a CDS encoding PH domain-containing protein, which encodes MDGELIETVSPKPVPAALFVSAPFLAGFLSFFPGMFAFVISNMFRGAMNPSAMSHRGPVLVFGLVAFVVSFAALMAYFAARCFVGPSRTFYRIYSDRIEFEEGLFATQKRTLLFDKVIDVSVRQGVLQQTVGVGTVSLVTQQLVSRGEGKLANRKIQIADVPNSNEVYELIRRLALSQSEEL